The stretch of DNA CAACCATCGTCTTTCACCAGCAATAATTTCATAACTATCATCTTTACCTGGCCTCACAACAATGGGTTGAATTAGACCATGGGTTTTTATTGAATCAATAAGTTCCTTTAAATTTGTTTCATCTACTCTTTGCCTGGGCTGATTAGGATTGGGATAAATATTGTTAATTAATATTTCCCTCATTTCATTACTGCTATTTGTTACTTCATCTTCTACAGGTATCAAAGCTGAAAGCCCCTTACCCAACCCTCTTTTTTTATTCAACACCCATCACCTCACGAGCTAATTCACGGTAAAGCTCGGCTCCCCTAGAACGTCGGTCGTATACCATTACCGGTTTACCATGACTGGGTGCCTCGCTTAGTCTTACATTGCGAGGAATAATACTTCTATATACTTTGTCTTTAAAAAATTTTTTTACTTCATCAACAACCTGTATAGATAAATTTGTACGTCCATCAAACATAGTTAATACCACGCCTTTAATTATTAATTCCTTGTTTAAACTTTGCTGCACAAGTTTTATTGTGTTCATTAATTGCCCAAGCCCCTCCAATGCATAATACTCACATTGTAAAGGCACAATTACTGAATCAGCTGCTACAAGGGCATTAATAGTCAACAAGCCAAGTGAAGGTGGACAGTCAATAATAATATAATCATATTGCTCTTTTACTTTTACTAAAATATTTCTTAATATAAACTCTCTGTTCTTCACGCCAACCATTTCAATTTCGGCACCGGCTAATTCAATAGAAGACGGTATTAAATCAAGTTTTTCTAATATATTATTTCTCAACACAGCATCAATTTCTATGTTACCTAAGATTAAATCATATATACAGTATTCCAGGACATCTTTATCAACGCCGACACCACTGGTTGTATTTCCCTGTGGGTCGATATCAACGAGCATCACCCTACACCCTAACAATGATAACCACGCGGAGAGGTTAACCGCCGTGGTGGTTTTACCTACTCCCCCCTTTTGATTAGCAATAGCAATTATTTCTCCCACAATCTGCACGTTCCTTTCTTTATGGAAGGATATTCCTACTTAGAAATTCCTGCTTCATAGACCCATAGCTGGACGGTTACCCATCCCCACTAGAGGAATCTTCACAAGCGTAAATTCCCGGAGAACTTCCGGTTACTAACTAGCGAATTTTAAAAAAGATTCTTAGCTGCATTTATATCTCGATCATGTTCAGTTACGCACTGTGGGCAATCGTGGCCATTAGATGCTTTATATTCCTTACAAATTTTTATTC from Desulfoscipio gibsoniae DSM 7213 encodes:
- a CDS encoding ParA family protein, whose product is MGEIIAIANQKGGVGKTTTAVNLSAWLSLLGCRVMLVDIDPQGNTTSGVGVDKDVLEYCIYDLILGNIEIDAVLRNNILEKLDLIPSSIELAGAEIEMVGVKNREFILRNILVKVKEQYDYIIIDCPPSLGLLTINALVAADSVIVPLQCEYYALEGLGQLMNTIKLVQQSLNKELIIKGVVLTMFDGRTNLSIQVVDEVKKFFKDKVYRSIIPRNVRLSEAPSHGKPVMVYDRRSRGAELYRELAREVMGVE
- a CDS encoding zinc ribbon domain-containing protein; translated protein: MKICKEYKASNGHDCPQCVTEHDRDINAAKNLF